In Desulfovibrio sp., the sequence CCCCAGGTCGTTTCCGGCACCGTCCAGGTGGACGGCGTGGCCGTGGACTACACCGTCATGGGCCTGGGCGAACCGCTTCTTATGCTCACCGGCTACGCCATGACCCGGGACATGTGGGACCAGGAGTTCATAGACACTCTGGCTTCGAAGCATCGGCTCATTCTCATGGACAACAGGGGGATGGGGCAATCCCGCTTGGATCCCGGCGCGGAAGTGTCGATTGCCGGCATGGCCCGCGACGCGGCCGGGCTGCTTGACGCCATGGGGATTTCCGGGACGGGCGTTCTGGGCTGGTCCATGGGGGGCATGGTGGCCCAGGAGCTGGCGCTTGCCCGGCAGGACCTGGTGTGCTCCCTGGTGCTTGTGGCCAGCGCCTCGGACTCCGCCGCGCTCATTCCCGTGCTTGACGAGATGAACACAATGAGTCTGGACCAGATACGGGAAACCATGTTTCCCACCGGCTGGGTGTCCGCCCATCCCGAGACGTCC encodes:
- a CDS encoding alpha/beta hydrolase; amino-acid sequence: MSYRLYQSPLARLALVFVLLLGLAGCAAKPAVQPQVVSGTVQVDGVAVDYTVMGLGEPLLMLTGYAMTRDMWDQEFIDTLASKHRLILMDNRGMGQSRLDPGAEVSIAGMARDAAGLLDAMGISGTGVLGWSMGGMVAQELALARQDLVCSLVLVASASDSAALIPVLDEMNTMSLDQIRETMFPTGWVSAHPETSGRVRRRIAPPDMSVLARQYQAMRTWPGTSSRLMKLRAPVLLLVGKKDWVCPPELSQNMLEFLQGGQATLEVVDHGSHWMMHQFPEELAARVDAFLAGSRCAGTPLGKKRP